A genomic window from Triticum urartu cultivar G1812 chromosome 7, Tu2.1, whole genome shotgun sequence includes:
- the LOC125520319 gene encoding subtilisin-like protease SBT3.10: protein MEKARCFVYRQGSIYGLPCGRVCHLASSNTNNPLKGKETARRQIRLNCSCASMLVLVPGCYIYTQGEAIEGTLFSKPDMDSRTAFCGALLLLVTLLPLSASASSKLYIVYMGEKKHDDPSVVIASHHDMLTPVFGSKDEAMRSIVYSYKHGFSGFAAMLTKSQAVAIAKFPEVVSVNTNIFHKTHTTRSWDFLGLDYNQPPQQPGLLKRAKYGEDVIVGVIDTGIWPESRSFDDNGYGPVPARWKGKCQSGEKFNTTSCNRKIIGARWYGRGISAESLKIDYKSPRDLNGHGTHVASTIAGGEVQGVSYGGLGMGVARGGAPRARLGIYKVCWVDEGCPDTAVLAAIDDAIHDGVDVLSLSVGGVGQEYSGTLHAVQRGISIVFAGGNDGPVPQTVTNAVPWVTTVAASTIDRSFPTLILLGNKEKLVGQALNYNAAINNSGSQALVYAGSCDPESLALGNVTGKTVLCYAPEEASRWSPQLILPYAINYTIESGAKGLIFAQYTANNLDSLVGCEGFMPCALVDFEIAHRIFSYWDMTENPVVKVSPAVSVVGNGVLSPRVASFSSRGPSLLFPGILKPDITALGVNILAAVRGSYVFYSVTSMACPHVSAVTAMLKSVHPQWSPAMIKSAIVTTASVTDRFGMPIQAEPVPRKLADPFDFGGGHIDPNRAVDPGLVYDVDAREYNKFFNCTLGYLGGCESYYLNLNLSSIAVPDLKDRVMLRRTVTNIGPAEATYHLVVEAPAGIDVSVEPSVINFTQSTSKSVTFMVAFTTRQRVQGGYTFGSLTWSDGSTHSVRIPIAVRTVIQDFVADTS, encoded by the exons ATGGAAAAGGCACGGTGCTTTGTATACAGACAAGGATCTATATATGGTCTTCCTTGCGGACGTGTGTGTCACCTAGCAAGTAGCAACACAAACAATCCCTTAAAAGGGAAGGAAACAGCTCGCAGACAAATTCGTCTGAACTGTTCTTGTGCCTCCATGCTTGTTCTTGTTCCTGGCTGCTATATATACACACAGGGAGAAGCGATCGAGGGAACACTCTTCTCGAAGCCAGATATGGATTCCAGAACAGCATTCTGCGGCGCTCTGCTACTGCTGGTGACGCTGCTGCCTCTTTCAGCCAGTGCGTCGAGCAAA CTCTACATTGTGtatatgggggagaagaaacacgATGACCCGTCCGTGGTCATCGCGTCGCACCATGACATGCTAACACCTGTTTTTGGGAG CAAAGATGAAGCCATGAGGTCGATAGTTTACAGTTACAAGCATGGATTTTCTGGGTTCGCGGCTATGCTAACAAAATCTCAAGCTGTGGCAATCGCAA AATTTCCTGAAGTTGTCTCTGTGAACACTAATATTTTTCACAAAACGCACACAACTCGGAGCTGGGATTTCCTTGGCCTTGACTATAATCAACCGCCACAACAACCGGGGCTCCTCAAAAGAGCAAAGTATGGTGAAGATGTCATTGTGGGTGTGATCGATACAG GCATATGGCCTGAATCACGAAGCTTTGATGACAACGGCTATGGCCCCGTGCCGGCACGGTGGAAAGGAAAATGCCAGAGTGGCGAGAAGTTCAACACCACTAGTTGCAACAGAAAGATCATCGGTGCGCGGTGGTATGGCCGTGGCATCAGTGCCGAGTCACTAAAGATCGACTACAAGTCACCTAGGGACCTCAATGGCCATGGCACACACGTCGCCTCAACTATCGCCGGTGGGGAAGTGCAGGGCGTCAGCTATGGAGGCCTAGGCATGGGTGTGGCACGTGGCGGAGCACCACGTGCACGACTTGGTATCTACAAGGTGTGCTGGGTGGATGAGGGTTGCCCTGACACGGCGGTCCTTGCTGCCATTGATGACGCTATACATGATGGGGTTGACGTCTTGTCGCTCTCTGTTGGAGGGGTTGGTCAGGAGTACTCTGGGACGTTGCATGCTGTGCAAAGAGGGATCTCTATCGTGTTCGCCGGAGGGAATGATGGCCCTGTGCCACAGACGGTGACGAATGCCGTGCCATGGGTTACGACGGTGGCCGCTAGCACGATTGACCGGTCTTTTCCGACCTTAATATTGCTTGGGAACAAAGAAAAGCTGGTG GGACAAGCTCTAAATTACAATGCAGCTATAAATAACAGCGGCTCTCAGGCCCTTGTTTATGCTGGGAG CTGCGACCCGGAATCACTGGCCTTGGGCAATGTCACGGGAAAAACCGTCCTTTGTTATGCACCAGAAGAGGCATCGCGGTGGTCGCCCCAGTTAATACTCCCTTATGCCATCAATTATACTATTGAGTCTGGTGCGAAGGGCCTCATCTTCGCACAATATACCGCCAACAATCTTGACAGCCTGGTCGGGTGCGAGGGATTTATGCCTTGCGCTCTGGTGGATTTCGAGATCGCACATCGAATTTTCTCCTACTGGGACATGACTGA GAATCCGGTGGTGAAGGTGTCTCCGGCTGTAAGTGTTGTTGGAAATGGGGTCTTGTCCCCGAGGGTCGCCTCGTTCTCGTCCAGAGGTCCAAGCCTATTGTTCCCTGGCATACTGAAG CCCGACATTACTGCTCTTGGCGTCAACATATTGGCAGCGGTGCGAGGCTCCTACGTGTTCTATTCTGTGACATCAATGGCGTGCCCACATGTCTCCGCAGTGACTGCGATGCTCAAGTCGGTTCACCCTCAGTGGTCACCTGCCATGATCAAATCGGCCATCGTCACCACAG CATCTGTGACCGATCGTTTTGGCATGCCAATTCAAGCAGAACCAGTCCCAAGGAAACTAGCCGACCCCTTCGACTTTGGTGGTGGACACATTGACCCAAATAGAGCCGTTGACCCTGGCTTGGTTTACGACGTTGATGCAAGGGAGTACAACAAGTTTTTCAACTGCACCCTTGGATATTTAGGCGGCTGTGAGTCCTACTACCTCAATCTCAACCTCTCGTCAATTGCCGTGCCAGACCTCAAGGACCGTGTCATGCTTCGGCGCACCGTGACTAACATTGGGCCAGCGGAAGCAACATATCATTTAGTGGTTGAAGCTCCAGCGGGGATAGACGTGTCCGTAGAGCCATCTGTGATAAATTTCACCCAAAGCACTAGTAAAAGCGTGACGTTTATGGTGGCATTCACAACAAGGCAGAGAGTACAAGGAGGATACACTTTTGGGAGCTTGACATGGTCAGACGGAAGTACCCACTCAGTGAGAATTCCTATCGCGGTACGGACTGTGATACAAGACTTTGTTGCAGATACATCTTAA